The proteins below come from a single Malus sylvestris chromosome 3, drMalSylv7.2, whole genome shotgun sequence genomic window:
- the LOC126616336 gene encoding uncharacterized protein LOC126616336 isoform X2 translates to MAMAASIRCMLRKTGNINEKSIQGINRTFGSIAATNVDATSSDNKDHNNVQAQADVLFNSLPREPTTGTVSRTGYRTGPGADRILGKGRQRILKPVLKKETRYTLPREGLFTHGVPYEGCPKCCTLKWEEVDRKKKGLPILFAAAWWKAGRCHRCGAATPATAAARRRNKGKKDVTLEEFISFATYYAEKYCQTYADPADNARAVKQEVRWAMKFSGSYLQLSHLPIWEMQVI, encoded by the exons ATGGCAATGGCTGCTTCCATTCGTTGTATGCTTCGAAAGACTGGGAATATTAATGAGAAAAGTATTCAGGGTATCAACAGAACTTTTGGGAGCATAGCTGCTACTAATGTTGATGCAACTTCTAGCGACAACAAAGACCACAATAATGTCCAAGCACAAGCAGACGTTCTGTTTAATTCACTGCCTCGTGAGCCTACGACAGGCACAGTTTCCCGAACTGGTTACCGCACTGGCCCTGGGGCCGATCGTATACTCGGAAAAGGGAGGCAACGCATTCTCAAACCTGTACTCAAGAAGGAAACGAG ATACACTCTACCTAGAGAAGGTCTCTTTACCCATGGCGTCCCCTACGAA GGTTGCCCCAAATGCTGTACACTAAAATGGGAAGAAGTTGACCGTAAGAAAAAGGGATTGCCGATACTATTTGCTGCTGCGTGGTGGAAGGCTGGGCGTTGTCATCGGTGTGGTGCTGCTACTCCTGCCACTGCTGCTGCTAGAAGAAGAAACAAGGGCAAGAAGGATGTGACGCTGGAAGAATTTATATCATTTGCAACGTACTACGCAGAAAAATATTGTCAAACATATGCAGATCCTGCTGATAATGCCAGGGCAGTGAAACAGGAAGTGCGATGGGCAATGAAGTTTTCAG GTTCATATTTACAACTTTCTCATCTCCCTATATGGGAAATGCAAGTCATCTGA
- the LOC126616336 gene encoding uncharacterized protein LOC126616336 isoform X1 has product MAMAASIRCMLRKTGNINEKSIQGINRTFGSIAATNVDATSSDNKDHNNVQAQADVLFNSLPREPTTGTVSRTGYRTGPGADRILGKGRQRILKPVLKKETRYGREPSDEWFGLRPCDIRPGSFHRYTLPREGLFTHGVPYEGCPKCCTLKWEEVDRKKKGLPILFAAAWWKAGRCHRCGAATPATAAARRRNKGKKDVTLEEFISFATYYAEKYCQTYADPADNARAVKQEVRWAMKFSGSYLQLSHLPIWEMQVI; this is encoded by the exons ATGGCAATGGCTGCTTCCATTCGTTGTATGCTTCGAAAGACTGGGAATATTAATGAGAAAAGTATTCAGGGTATCAACAGAACTTTTGGGAGCATAGCTGCTACTAATGTTGATGCAACTTCTAGCGACAACAAAGACCACAATAATGTCCAAGCACAAGCAGACGTTCTGTTTAATTCACTGCCTCGTGAGCCTACGACAGGCACAGTTTCCCGAACTGGTTACCGCACTGGCCCTGGGGCCGATCGTATACTCGGAAAAGGGAGGCAACGCATTCTCAAACCTGTACTCAAGAAGGAAACGAGGTATGGACGTGAACCGTCTGATGAATGGTTTGGTCTCAGACCATGTGACATCCGACCTGGCTCTTTCCACAGATACACTCTACCTAGAGAAGGTCTCTTTACCCATGGCGTCCCCTACGAA GGTTGCCCCAAATGCTGTACACTAAAATGGGAAGAAGTTGACCGTAAGAAAAAGGGATTGCCGATACTATTTGCTGCTGCGTGGTGGAAGGCTGGGCGTTGTCATCGGTGTGGTGCTGCTACTCCTGCCACTGCTGCTGCTAGAAGAAGAAACAAGGGCAAGAAGGATGTGACGCTGGAAGAATTTATATCATTTGCAACGTACTACGCAGAAAAATATTGTCAAACATATGCAGATCCTGCTGATAATGCCAGGGCAGTGAAACAGGAAGTGCGATGGGCAATGAAGTTTTCAG GTTCATATTTACAACTTTCTCATCTCCCTATATGGGAAATGCAAGTCATCTGA
- the LOC126616335 gene encoding uncharacterized protein LOC126616335: protein MRFFSLMADVFRHRPSINSMPFKPFHWRARGYVSPVVHSKADWEPFDWHKVPGVINPLVRDQGLESTCTLFAVAETVQAAHFLATGENVLLSPRDLAMNVSQPYSYYKGKMYGGDSYFEDAFSYMEHEGILLEKDCPYCDDLIKEAAFKENKIERIGRRIFIDSYEVIEDEESLFRALTTRPVVVDLFVNEDGSWDKYKEGIYNTDFSKPNSPHCVTIIGWGIDQETGEEFYRIKNSAGEWGQGGFAMVSKNTIERFISAGYPIILGGCLGEEKGGERNYARDGISFLLRSDCD from the exons ATGAGGTTCTTTTCATTGATGGCGGATGTTTTTCGGCATCGTCCATCCATTAATAGCATGCCTTTCAAGCCTTTTCATTGGCGCGCGCGTGGGTATGTAAGCCCAGTTGTTCACAGTAAAGCTGATTGGG AACCTTTCGATTGGCACAAAGTACCTGGGGTTATAAACCCACTAGTTCGCGATCAAGGCCTTGAAA GTACGTGCACCTTATTTGCTGTTGCAGAAACAGTCCAAGCTGCACATTTTTTAGCTACAGGGGAGAATGTTTTACTCTCTCCTCGTGATTTGGCCATGAATGTGAGCCAACCATACAGTTACTACAAAGGTAAAATGTACGGGGGCGATAGCTATTTTGAGGATGCTTTTTCTTACATGGAGCATGAGGGCATTCTATTGGAGAAGGATTGCCCTTACTGCGATGATTTGATAAAGGAGGCAGCattcaaagaaaataaaattgagagaATAGGTAGGCGTATTTTTATTGACTCGTATGAGGTAATAGAGGACGAGGAAAGCCTTTTTAGAGCTTTGACAACTCGACCGGTTGTAGTGGATTTGTTCGTAAATGAAGATGGATCGTGGGACAAGTACAAGGAAGGCATTTACAACACCGACTTTAGCAAGCCCAACAGTCCGCATTGTGTGACCATCATAGGTTGGGGCATAGACCAAGAGACAGGAGAAGAATTTTATAGAATCAAGAACTCAGCAGGAGAATGGGGGCAAGGCGGCTTTGCCATGGTATCGAAGAATACAATAGAGCGATTTATCTCAGCTGGTTATCCAATTATACTTGGAG GGTGCCTTGGTGAGGAGAAAGGAGGAGAAAGGAACTATGCTAGAGATGGTATATCCTTCCTTTTAAGGAGCGATTGTGATTGA